The following coding sequences lie in one Carboxydocella sporoproducens DSM 16521 genomic window:
- a CDS encoding CGGC domain-containing protein, translating to MKVGIIRCQQTEDMCPGTTDFAVARENKGVFSTCNEPVEVIGFVSCGGCPGKKSVTRAEMLVKRGAEAIVLASCITRGNPIGFACPHRESMIVAIQKKIGNQAELWDWTH from the coding sequence ATGAAGGTGGGAATTATTCGTTGCCAGCAAACGGAAGATATGTGTCCCGGGACTACTGATTTTGCTGTTGCCAGAGAAAACAAAGGAGTTTTTAGTACCTGTAATGAACCCGTCGAAGTGATTGGTTTTGTCAGCTGTGGGGGTTGTCCGGGGAAAAAGAGTGTAACCCGGGCGGAAATGCTGGTTAAACGGGGGGCCGAGGCTATTGTACTGGCATCCTGTATTACCAGAGGTAATCCCATTGGCTTTGCCTGTCCACACCGGGAGAGCATGATTGTGGCTATCCAAAAGAAGATTGGAAATCAGGCAGAACTCTGGGATTGGACCCACTAA